A stretch of Brassica napus cultivar Da-Ae chromosome C6, Da-Ae, whole genome shotgun sequence DNA encodes these proteins:
- the LOC106406119 gene encoding alpha-dioxygenase 2-like, with translation MGFSPSSSWFLHPELHHVVSKMSLFDTFLFYIVHLVDKLGLWHRFPVLLGVAYLGIRRHLHQRYNLVHVGGINGQGYDTDEFSYRTADGKCNHPSDDSVGSQGTFIGRNMPLCTSQYGILDPHPSVVATKLLARKRFIDNGDQFNVIACSWIQFMIHDWVDHLEDTHQIELEAPEEVAGGCPLKSFKFLRTKKVLSGDHHKTGAVNTRTPWWDGSVVYGNDEAGMRRVRVFKDGKLKLSGDGLLERDERGVPISGDIRNSWSGFSLLQALFVKEHNSVCEMLKERYPDFDDEKLYRTARLVTAAVIAKVHTIDWTIELLKTDTLTAGMRINWYGFLGKKVKDTIGARFGPILSGLVGMKKPRDHGVPYSLTEEFVSVYRMHCLLPDTLSLRHIRSESVDKANPAIEREVPMTELIGKEGGTKDSRIGFEQLLVSMGHQSCGALTLWNYPNWMRNLVAQDINGDDRTNLIDMAALEIYRDRERGVPRYNEFRKNLLMSPINKWEDLTDSEEAIKVLKEVYEGDIDKLDLNVGLHAEKKIKGFAISETAFFIFLLVASRRLEADRFFTTNFNEKTYTKEGLEWVNTTESLKDVIDRHFPSLTNKWMRCTSAFSVWSSDPDPTNWLPLYLRSAP, from the exons atgggtttctctccatcttcttcctGGTTTCTTCACCCTGAGCTTCATCATGTTGTTTCCAAGATGTCTCTCTTTGATACCTTTTTGTTCTAT attGTGCACTTAGTGGACAAGCTAGGGTTATGGCATAGGTTTCCAGTGTTATTAGGAGTAGCTTACTTGGGGATACGAAGACATTTACATCAACGTTACAATCTGGTACACGTCGGTGGTATCAACGGCCAGGGTTACGACACCGATGAGTTCTCTTATCGTACGGCTGATGGCAAGTGTAACCATCCCTCCGATGACTCTGTCGGTAGCCAAGGCACCTTTATTGGCCGGAATATGCCTCTATGTACTTCTCAGTACGGT ATTTTGGATCCACATCCAAGTGTTGTGGCTACAAAGTTGTTGGCGAGAAAGAGATTCATAGACAATGGGGACCAATTCAACGTGATAGCTTGTTCTTGGATTCAGTTCATGATCCATGATTGGGTTGATCATTTAGAAGACACCCACCAG ATAGAGCTTGAAGCTCCAGAAGAAGTAGCAGGTGGATGTCCATTGAAGTCATTCAAGTTCTTGAGAACGAAGAAAGTTCTCTCTGGTGATCACCACAAAACTGGTGCTGTCAACACTAGAACTCCTTGGTG GGACGGGAGTGTAGTTTATGGAAATGATGAGGCTGGAATGAGAAGAGTAAGGGTTTTCAAGGACGGGAAACTAAAACTCTCCGGTGATGGTTTACTGGAGAGGGACGAAAGAGGTGTTCCGATCTCCGGTGACATAAGAAACAGTTGGTCAGGTTTCTCTCTGTTGCAAGCCCTCTTTGTCAAAGAACACAACTCTGTTTGCGAAATGCTCAAA GAACGTTATCCAGATTTTGACGATGAGAAACTCTACAGGACTGCTAGATTGGTGACAGCAGCGGTTATCGCTAAGGTTCACACAATTGATTGGACAATAGAACTCTTGAAGACAGATACACTTACAGCTGGAATGAGGATCAATTGGTATGGATTCTTAGGGAAGAAAGTGAAGGACACGATTGGAGCAAGATTTGGTCCAATACTTAGTGGATTAGTTGGTATGAAGAAACCTAGAGATCATGGAGTTCCTTACTCTCTAACCGAAGAGTTCGTTAGTGTCTACAGGATGCATTGTCTTCTACCAGACACACTTAGCCTCCGACATATTAGATCTGAGAGTGTAGACAAAGCAAACCCTGCAATAGAGCGAGA GGTACCGATGACTGAACTGATTGGGAAAGAAGGAGGAACAAAGGATTCGCGAATCGGTTTTGAGCAGTTGCTTGTTTCAATGGGACACCAATCTTGTGGTGCACTGACATTGTGGAATTACCCTAACTGGATGAGGAACCTTGTGGCTCAAGATATTAATGGAGACGATAGAACTAACCTTATCGATATGGCTGCCTTGGAGA TTTATAGAGATCGGGAGAGAGGAGTTCCTCGATACAACGAGTTCAGAAAGAATCTGCTGATGAGTCCAATCAACAAATGGGAAGATCTAACAGACAGTGAAGAAGCTATCAAGGTTTTAAAGGAAGTGTACGAAGGCGATATCGACAAGCTTGACTTGAACGTGGGACTACATGCAGAGAAGAAGATCAAAGGATTCGCCATTAGCGAAACTgctttcttcatcttcctcctcgTTGCCTCCAG GAGGTTAGAAGCAGATCGTTTTTTCACGACAAATTTCAACGAGAAGACGTATACTAAAGAAGGGTTAGAGTGGGTTAATACAACAGAGTCTTTAAAGGATGTAATAGACCGACACTTCCCTAGTTTAACGAACAAGTGGATGCGATGTACGAGCGCTTTCTCAGTCTGGAGCTCAGATCCTGACCCAACCAATTGGCTTCCTTTGTACCTTCGGTCCGCGCCATAA